One Rissa tridactyla isolate bRisTri1 chromosome 1, bRisTri1.patW.cur.20221130, whole genome shotgun sequence DNA segment encodes these proteins:
- the KEL gene encoding kell blood group glycoprotein isoform X3 — MRTVPETCDQELRTGAKKERCLQGKSLLLCTLIVSTLLGFTLLITYIVMTCGLGSCDAKLGLTLLTRLLNSRNDTVDPCEDFYKYACGSWEGKHSSRTTEESLNVFDVLLEENQLILKRLLESPQFGIKGSAKEKAIQFYRSCMDTQRIESQGSQPLKDLLNQVGGWNITDVGKAKDFNETLQTLMGRYSTFPFFRVHVGPSPFDLKANVIQIDHPEFEVPLESKFKEKNYLEVLRVYLSYLKKLGGLLGVPQDGSPDLFSPTLFFISKLQRVVTPLQERKQRGMLFFRTTIRELQEKAPAIDWLSCLQAVFHPMPMNLSQPIVVHDMDYLRGMSQLIEEWQKERVLHIYMIVCLVGNLFPALDSRFQDARVELSKILYGKKGSSMIPAERWRKCLTDTSFFFEPVLGQMIVKQIFPQQTKKLAEQMFSEIQEALYGQLDQLEWMDEQTRQEAKVLVSKLQVEIGYPAHILQTAKVNLEYQNVSFIIHITCLFPQLEINEDTFFLNVVACLEVLRENSYLKLLQHRSQDNWRVSPWAVHSYYSIRHHMVVFPAGMFRSPFFHMDFPSAVNFGAIGVFMAHELLHTFYDYVQPGGCPTCNRSALQKSIDCLVEHYESYSFKVNGTFTLLENTADVGGLTVAYQAMCGHQDPEKLQSSPNIDPHSPLPLRVCGPVSNSQDFAKHFHCSSGSPMNPVNKCHIW, encoded by the exons acCTGTGACCAGGAGCTGAGAACAGGTGCAAAGAAAGAACGATGCCTTCAGGGGAAAAGCCTACTTCTGTGTACACTTATTGTCAGTACTCTCCTTGGCTTTACACTACTTATCACCTACATCGTGATGACTTGTGGTCTAG GATCCTGCGATGCCAAGCTGGGTCTTACACTGTTGACCAGACTCCTGAATTCTAGGAATGACACTGTAGACCCGTGTGAGGATTTCTACAAATACGCCTGTGGCAGCTGGGAAGGCAAACACTCAAGCCGAACCACAGAAGAATCACTAAATGTATTTGATGTGTTGTTGGAAGAAAACCAGTTGATCCTGAAGAGGCTCTTAG agagcCCACAGTTTGGCATAAAAGGTTCAGCTAAAGAGAAAGCAATCCAGTTCTATCGCTCCTGCATGGATACCCAACGGATAGAATCCCAAGGAAGTCAACCATTGAAGGACCTCCTAAATCAG gTTGGTGGATGGAATATCACAGATGTGGggaaagcaaaagattttaatGAAACTCTTCAGACTCTCATGGGCAGATACAGCACCTTTCCCTTTTTCAGAGTGCATGTGGGACCTAGTCCTTTTGACCTCAAGGCCAATGTTATTCAG ATTGACCATCCTGAGTTTGAGGTGCCACTTGAGAGtaaattcaaagagaaaaattatctTGAG GTTCTCCGTGTGTATCTCTCATATTTGAAGAAACTGGGGGGCCTACTTGGAGTACCACAGGATGGTTCCCCTGATTTATTTTCCCCTACCTTGTTCTTCATCTCTAAGCTCCAGCGAGTTGTCACCCCACTGcaagaaagaaagcagagggGGATGCTGTTCTTTCGCACTACCATTAGAGAGCTACAG GAAAAGGCTCCTGCTATTGACTGGCTGTCATGTCTCCAGGCTGTCTTCCATCCTATGCCAATGAACCTCTCTCAGCCAATTGTAGTGCATGACATGGACTATTTAAGAGGCATGTCACAGCTCATCGAAGAATGGCAAAAGGAAAG GGTCCTTCATATTTATATGATTGTTTGTCTGGTTGGGAATCTCTTCCCAGCCCTTGACAGTCGATTCCAAGATGCACGCGTGGAGCTATCTAAGATTCTTTATGGAAAAAAGGGATCTAGCATG ATCCCAGCTGAACGCTGGAGGAAGTGCTTGACTGATACCAGCTTTTTCTTTGAGCCAGTTCTAGGGCAGATGATTGTGAAACAAATTTTCCCTCAGCAGACCAAGAAACTT GCTGAGCAGATGTTCTCTGAGATCCAAGAAGCCCTCTATGGCCAACTGGATCAGTTGGAGTGGATGGATGAACAGACTCGCCAAGAAGCTAAAGTCTTG GTTTCCAAACTACAAGTGGAGATTGGCTATCCAGCTCACATACTCCAGACTGCCAAAGTGAACCTGGAATACCAGAATGTGAGCTTTATAAT TCACATTACCTGCCTCTTCCCTCAGTTGGAGATAAATGAAGACACTTTTTTCCTCAATGTGGTGGCTTGCTTGGAAGTACTGAGGGAAAATTCCTACTTGAAACTCCTTCAGCATCGCTCGCAGGATAA CTGGCGTGTGTCCCCCTGGGCAGTGCATTCATACTACTCAATAAGGCACCACATGGTGGTCTTCCCTGCTGGAATGTTCCGCAGTCCTTTTTTCCACATGGATTTTCCCAG TGCTGTGAACTTTGGAGCTATCGGGGTCTTCATGGCACATGAACTTCTTCACACATTCTATGATTATG tgcaGCCTGGGGGCTGTCCTACATGCAACAGGAGTGCACTACAGAAATCTATAGACTGCTTGGTTGAACACTATGAAAGCTATAGCTTTAAGGTCAATGGTACTTTCACACTGTTGGAGAATACAGCTGACGTTGGAGGGCTCACCGTTGCTTACCAG GCAATGTGTGGACACCAGGATCCTGAGAAACTGCAGTCTTCCCCGAACATAGATCCGCACAGTCCCTTGCCACTTCGTGTCTGTGGGCCTGTCAGCAATAGCCAGGACTTTGCCAAGCACTTCCACTGTTCCAGTGGATCCCCAATGAACCCAGTCAACAAGTGCCACATCTGGTAA
- the KEL gene encoding kell blood group glycoprotein isoform X4, which produces MRTVPETCDQELRTGAKKERCLQGKSLLLCTLIVSTLLGFTLLITYIVMTCGLGSCDAKLGLTLLTRLLNSRNDTVDPCEDFYKYACGSWEGKHSSRTTEESLNVFDVLLEENQLILKRLLESPQFGIKGSAKEKAIQFYRSCMDTQRIESQGSQPLKDLLNQVGGWNITDVGKAKDFNETLQTLMGRYSTFPFFRVHVGPSPFDLKANVIQIDHPEFEVPLESKFKEKNYLEVLRVYLSYLKKLGGLLGVPQDGSPDLFSPTLFFISKLQRVVTPLQERKQRGMLFFRTTIRELQEKAPAIDWLSCLQAVFHPMPMNLSQPIVVHDMDYLRGMSQLIEEWQKERLSRCSLRSKKPSMANWISWSGWMNRLAKKLKSWCVQKAEVTEAFLSLKPLEKEWKGPAPSHIPTCFYRHTILNVLYTRKIVSKLQVEIGYPAHILQTAKVNLEYQNVSFIIHITCLFPQLEINEDTFFLNVVACLEVLRENSYLKLLQHRSQDNWRVSPWAVHSYYSIRHHMVVFPAGMFRSPFFHMDFPSAVNFGAIGVFMAHELLHTFYDYVQPGGCPTCNRSALQKSIDCLVEHYESYSFKVNGTFTLLENTADVGGLTVAYQAYKNWLKKHKEKDLPKIGLSHDQLFYLSFAHAMCGHQDPEKLQSSPNIDPHSPLPLRVCGPVSNSQDFAKHFHCSSGSPMNPVNKCHIW; this is translated from the exons acCTGTGACCAGGAGCTGAGAACAGGTGCAAAGAAAGAACGATGCCTTCAGGGGAAAAGCCTACTTCTGTGTACACTTATTGTCAGTACTCTCCTTGGCTTTACACTACTTATCACCTACATCGTGATGACTTGTGGTCTAG GATCCTGCGATGCCAAGCTGGGTCTTACACTGTTGACCAGACTCCTGAATTCTAGGAATGACACTGTAGACCCGTGTGAGGATTTCTACAAATACGCCTGTGGCAGCTGGGAAGGCAAACACTCAAGCCGAACCACAGAAGAATCACTAAATGTATTTGATGTGTTGTTGGAAGAAAACCAGTTGATCCTGAAGAGGCTCTTAG agagcCCACAGTTTGGCATAAAAGGTTCAGCTAAAGAGAAAGCAATCCAGTTCTATCGCTCCTGCATGGATACCCAACGGATAGAATCCCAAGGAAGTCAACCATTGAAGGACCTCCTAAATCAG gTTGGTGGATGGAATATCACAGATGTGGggaaagcaaaagattttaatGAAACTCTTCAGACTCTCATGGGCAGATACAGCACCTTTCCCTTTTTCAGAGTGCATGTGGGACCTAGTCCTTTTGACCTCAAGGCCAATGTTATTCAG ATTGACCATCCTGAGTTTGAGGTGCCACTTGAGAGtaaattcaaagagaaaaattatctTGAG GTTCTCCGTGTGTATCTCTCATATTTGAAGAAACTGGGGGGCCTACTTGGAGTACCACAGGATGGTTCCCCTGATTTATTTTCCCCTACCTTGTTCTTCATCTCTAAGCTCCAGCGAGTTGTCACCCCACTGcaagaaagaaagcagagggGGATGCTGTTCTTTCGCACTACCATTAGAGAGCTACAG GAAAAGGCTCCTGCTATTGACTGGCTGTCATGTCTCCAGGCTGTCTTCCATCCTATGCCAATGAACCTCTCTCAGCCAATTGTAGTGCATGACATGGACTATTTAAGAGGCATGTCACAGCTCATCGAAGAATGGCAAAAGGAAAG GCTGAGCAGATGTTCTCTGAGATCCAAGAAGCCCTCTATGGCCAACTGGATCAGTTGGAGTGGATGGATGAACAGACTCGCCAAGAAGCTAAAGTCTTGGTGCGTGCAGAAGGCAGAAGTTACTGAGGCCTTCCTTTCCCTGAAGCCTTTGGAGAAGGAATGGAAGGGGCCTGCACCTTCACATATTCCTACCTGCTTCTACAGGCACACAATCTTAAATGTCTTATACACACGGAAAATT GTTTCCAAACTACAAGTGGAGATTGGCTATCCAGCTCACATACTCCAGACTGCCAAAGTGAACCTGGAATACCAGAATGTGAGCTTTATAAT TCACATTACCTGCCTCTTCCCTCAGTTGGAGATAAATGAAGACACTTTTTTCCTCAATGTGGTGGCTTGCTTGGAAGTACTGAGGGAAAATTCCTACTTGAAACTCCTTCAGCATCGCTCGCAGGATAA CTGGCGTGTGTCCCCCTGGGCAGTGCATTCATACTACTCAATAAGGCACCACATGGTGGTCTTCCCTGCTGGAATGTTCCGCAGTCCTTTTTTCCACATGGATTTTCCCAG TGCTGTGAACTTTGGAGCTATCGGGGTCTTCATGGCACATGAACTTCTTCACACATTCTATGATTATG tgcaGCCTGGGGGCTGTCCTACATGCAACAGGAGTGCACTACAGAAATCTATAGACTGCTTGGTTGAACACTATGAAAGCTATAGCTTTAAGGTCAATGGTACTTTCACACTGTTGGAGAATACAGCTGACGTTGGAGGGCTCACCGTTGCTTACCAG GCCTATAAGAATTGGCTGAAAAAGCACAAAGAGAAGGATTTACCTAAGATTGGACTTTCACACGACCAGCTTTTCTACCTCAGTTTTGCTCAT GCAATGTGTGGACACCAGGATCCTGAGAAACTGCAGTCTTCCCCGAACATAGATCCGCACAGTCCCTTGCCACTTCGTGTCTGTGGGCCTGTCAGCAATAGCCAGGACTTTGCCAAGCACTTCCACTGTTCCAGTGGATCCCCAATGAACCCAGTCAACAAGTGCCACATCTGGTAA
- the KEL gene encoding kell blood group glycoprotein isoform X6, which produces MRTVPETCDQELRTGAKKERCLQGKSLLLCTLIVSTLLGFTLLITYIVMTCGLGSCDAKLGLTLLTRLLNSRNDTVDPCEDFYKYACGSWEGKHSSRTTEESLNVFDVLLEENQLILKRLLESPQFGIKGSAKEKAIQFYRSCMDTQRIESQGSQPLKDLLNQVGGWNITDVGKAKDFNETLQTLMGRYSTFPFFRVHVGPSPFDLKANVIQIDHPEFEVPLESKFKEKNYLEVLRVYLSYLKKLGGLLGVPQDGSPDLFSPTLFFISKLQRVVTPLQERKQRGMLFFRTTIRELQEKAPAIDWLSCLQAVFHPMPMNLSQPIVVHDMDYLRGMSQLIEEWQKERLSRCSLRSKKPSMANWISWSGWMNRLAKKLKSWCVQKAEVTEAFLSLKPLEKEWKGPAPSHIPTCFYRHTILNVLYTRKIVSKLQVEIGYPAHILQTAKVNLEYQNLEINEDTFFLNVVACLEVLRENSYLKLLQHRSQDNWRVSPWAVHSYYSIRHHMVVFPAGMFRSPFFHMDFPSAVNFGAIGVFMAHELLHTFYDYVQPGGCPTCNRSALQKSIDCLVEHYESYSFKVNGTFTLLENTADVGGLTVAYQAYKNWLKKHKEKDLPKIGLSHDQLFYLSFAHAMCGHQDPEKLQSSPNIDPHSPLPLRVCGPVSNSQDFAKHFHCSSGSPMNPVNKCHIW; this is translated from the exons acCTGTGACCAGGAGCTGAGAACAGGTGCAAAGAAAGAACGATGCCTTCAGGGGAAAAGCCTACTTCTGTGTACACTTATTGTCAGTACTCTCCTTGGCTTTACACTACTTATCACCTACATCGTGATGACTTGTGGTCTAG GATCCTGCGATGCCAAGCTGGGTCTTACACTGTTGACCAGACTCCTGAATTCTAGGAATGACACTGTAGACCCGTGTGAGGATTTCTACAAATACGCCTGTGGCAGCTGGGAAGGCAAACACTCAAGCCGAACCACAGAAGAATCACTAAATGTATTTGATGTGTTGTTGGAAGAAAACCAGTTGATCCTGAAGAGGCTCTTAG agagcCCACAGTTTGGCATAAAAGGTTCAGCTAAAGAGAAAGCAATCCAGTTCTATCGCTCCTGCATGGATACCCAACGGATAGAATCCCAAGGAAGTCAACCATTGAAGGACCTCCTAAATCAG gTTGGTGGATGGAATATCACAGATGTGGggaaagcaaaagattttaatGAAACTCTTCAGACTCTCATGGGCAGATACAGCACCTTTCCCTTTTTCAGAGTGCATGTGGGACCTAGTCCTTTTGACCTCAAGGCCAATGTTATTCAG ATTGACCATCCTGAGTTTGAGGTGCCACTTGAGAGtaaattcaaagagaaaaattatctTGAG GTTCTCCGTGTGTATCTCTCATATTTGAAGAAACTGGGGGGCCTACTTGGAGTACCACAGGATGGTTCCCCTGATTTATTTTCCCCTACCTTGTTCTTCATCTCTAAGCTCCAGCGAGTTGTCACCCCACTGcaagaaagaaagcagagggGGATGCTGTTCTTTCGCACTACCATTAGAGAGCTACAG GAAAAGGCTCCTGCTATTGACTGGCTGTCATGTCTCCAGGCTGTCTTCCATCCTATGCCAATGAACCTCTCTCAGCCAATTGTAGTGCATGACATGGACTATTTAAGAGGCATGTCACAGCTCATCGAAGAATGGCAAAAGGAAAG GCTGAGCAGATGTTCTCTGAGATCCAAGAAGCCCTCTATGGCCAACTGGATCAGTTGGAGTGGATGGATGAACAGACTCGCCAAGAAGCTAAAGTCTTGGTGCGTGCAGAAGGCAGAAGTTACTGAGGCCTTCCTTTCCCTGAAGCCTTTGGAGAAGGAATGGAAGGGGCCTGCACCTTCACATATTCCTACCTGCTTCTACAGGCACACAATCTTAAATGTCTTATACACACGGAAAATT GTTTCCAAACTACAAGTGGAGATTGGCTATCCAGCTCACATACTCCAGACTGCCAAAGTGAACCTGGAATACCAGAAT TTGGAGATAAATGAAGACACTTTTTTCCTCAATGTGGTGGCTTGCTTGGAAGTACTGAGGGAAAATTCCTACTTGAAACTCCTTCAGCATCGCTCGCAGGATAA CTGGCGTGTGTCCCCCTGGGCAGTGCATTCATACTACTCAATAAGGCACCACATGGTGGTCTTCCCTGCTGGAATGTTCCGCAGTCCTTTTTTCCACATGGATTTTCCCAG TGCTGTGAACTTTGGAGCTATCGGGGTCTTCATGGCACATGAACTTCTTCACACATTCTATGATTATG tgcaGCCTGGGGGCTGTCCTACATGCAACAGGAGTGCACTACAGAAATCTATAGACTGCTTGGTTGAACACTATGAAAGCTATAGCTTTAAGGTCAATGGTACTTTCACACTGTTGGAGAATACAGCTGACGTTGGAGGGCTCACCGTTGCTTACCAG GCCTATAAGAATTGGCTGAAAAAGCACAAAGAGAAGGATTTACCTAAGATTGGACTTTCACACGACCAGCTTTTCTACCTCAGTTTTGCTCAT GCAATGTGTGGACACCAGGATCCTGAGAAACTGCAGTCTTCCCCGAACATAGATCCGCACAGTCCCTTGCCACTTCGTGTCTGTGGGCCTGTCAGCAATAGCCAGGACTTTGCCAAGCACTTCCACTGTTCCAGTGGATCCCCAATGAACCCAGTCAACAAGTGCCACATCTGGTAA
- the KEL gene encoding kell blood group glycoprotein isoform X8 — protein MRTVPETCDQELRTGAKKERCLQGKSLLLCTLIVSTLLGFTLLITYIVMTCGLGSCDAKLGLTLLTRLLNSRNDTVDPCEDFYKYACGSWEGKHSSRTTEESLNVFDVLLEENQLILKRLLESPQFGIKGSAKEKAIQFYRSCMDTQRIESQGSQPLKDLLNQVGGWNITDVGKAKDFNETLQTLMGRYSTFPFFRVHVGPSPFDLKANVIQIDHPEFEVPLESKFKEKNYLEVLRVYLSYLKKLGGLLGVPQDGSPDLFSPTLFFISKLQRVVTPLQERKQRGMLFFRTTIRELQEKAPAIDWLSCLQAVFHPMPMNLSQPIVVHDMDYLRGMSQLIEEWQKERVLHIYMIVCLVGNLFPALDSRFQDARVELSKILYGKKGSSMIPAERWRKCLTDTSFFFEPVLGQMIVKQIFPQQTKKLAEQMFSEIQEALYGQLDQLEWMDEQTRQEAKVLVSKLQVEIGYPAHILQTAKVNLEYQNVSFIIHITCLFPQLEINEDTFFLNVVACLEVLRENSYLKLLQHRSQDNWRVSPWAVHSYYSIRHHMVVFPAGMFRSPFFHMDFPSTLSMFTLQCCELWSYRGLHGT, from the exons acCTGTGACCAGGAGCTGAGAACAGGTGCAAAGAAAGAACGATGCCTTCAGGGGAAAAGCCTACTTCTGTGTACACTTATTGTCAGTACTCTCCTTGGCTTTACACTACTTATCACCTACATCGTGATGACTTGTGGTCTAG GATCCTGCGATGCCAAGCTGGGTCTTACACTGTTGACCAGACTCCTGAATTCTAGGAATGACACTGTAGACCCGTGTGAGGATTTCTACAAATACGCCTGTGGCAGCTGGGAAGGCAAACACTCAAGCCGAACCACAGAAGAATCACTAAATGTATTTGATGTGTTGTTGGAAGAAAACCAGTTGATCCTGAAGAGGCTCTTAG agagcCCACAGTTTGGCATAAAAGGTTCAGCTAAAGAGAAAGCAATCCAGTTCTATCGCTCCTGCATGGATACCCAACGGATAGAATCCCAAGGAAGTCAACCATTGAAGGACCTCCTAAATCAG gTTGGTGGATGGAATATCACAGATGTGGggaaagcaaaagattttaatGAAACTCTTCAGACTCTCATGGGCAGATACAGCACCTTTCCCTTTTTCAGAGTGCATGTGGGACCTAGTCCTTTTGACCTCAAGGCCAATGTTATTCAG ATTGACCATCCTGAGTTTGAGGTGCCACTTGAGAGtaaattcaaagagaaaaattatctTGAG GTTCTCCGTGTGTATCTCTCATATTTGAAGAAACTGGGGGGCCTACTTGGAGTACCACAGGATGGTTCCCCTGATTTATTTTCCCCTACCTTGTTCTTCATCTCTAAGCTCCAGCGAGTTGTCACCCCACTGcaagaaagaaagcagagggGGATGCTGTTCTTTCGCACTACCATTAGAGAGCTACAG GAAAAGGCTCCTGCTATTGACTGGCTGTCATGTCTCCAGGCTGTCTTCCATCCTATGCCAATGAACCTCTCTCAGCCAATTGTAGTGCATGACATGGACTATTTAAGAGGCATGTCACAGCTCATCGAAGAATGGCAAAAGGAAAG GGTCCTTCATATTTATATGATTGTTTGTCTGGTTGGGAATCTCTTCCCAGCCCTTGACAGTCGATTCCAAGATGCACGCGTGGAGCTATCTAAGATTCTTTATGGAAAAAAGGGATCTAGCATG ATCCCAGCTGAACGCTGGAGGAAGTGCTTGACTGATACCAGCTTTTTCTTTGAGCCAGTTCTAGGGCAGATGATTGTGAAACAAATTTTCCCTCAGCAGACCAAGAAACTT GCTGAGCAGATGTTCTCTGAGATCCAAGAAGCCCTCTATGGCCAACTGGATCAGTTGGAGTGGATGGATGAACAGACTCGCCAAGAAGCTAAAGTCTTG GTTTCCAAACTACAAGTGGAGATTGGCTATCCAGCTCACATACTCCAGACTGCCAAAGTGAACCTGGAATACCAGAATGTGAGCTTTATAAT TCACATTACCTGCCTCTTCCCTCAGTTGGAGATAAATGAAGACACTTTTTTCCTCAATGTGGTGGCTTGCTTGGAAGTACTGAGGGAAAATTCCTACTTGAAACTCCTTCAGCATCGCTCGCAGGATAA CTGGCGTGTGTCCCCCTGGGCAGTGCATTCATACTACTCAATAAGGCACCACATGGTGGTCTTCCCTGCTGGAATGTTCCGCAGTCCTTTTTTCCACATGGATTTTCCCAG cactcTTTCCATGTTTACTTTACAGTGCTGTGAACTTTGGAGCTATCGGGGTCTTCATGGCACATGA
- the KEL gene encoding kell blood group glycoprotein isoform X2: MRTVPETCDQELRTGAKKERCLQGKSLLLCTLIVSTLLGFTLLITYIVMTCGLGSCDAKLGLTLLTRLLNSRNDTVDPCEDFYKYACGSWEGKHSSRTTEESLNVFDVLLEENQLILKRLLESPQFGIKGSAKEKAIQFYRSCMDTQRIESQGSQPLKDLLNQVGGWNITDVGKAKDFNETLQTLMGRYSTFPFFRVHVGPSPFDLKANVIQIDHPEFEVPLESKFKEKNYLEVLRVYLSYLKKLGGLLGVPQDGSPDLFSPTLFFISKLQRVVTPLQERKQRGMLFFRTTIRELQEKAPAIDWLSCLQAVFHPMPMNLSQPIVVHDMDYLRGMSQLIEEWQKERVLHIYMIVCLVGNLFPALDSRFQDARVELSKILYGKKGSSMIPAERWRKCLTDTSFFFEPVLGQMIVKQIFPQQTKKLAEQMFSEIQEALYGQLDQLEWMDEQTRQEAKVLVSKLQVEIGYPAHILQTAKVNLEYQNLEINEDTFFLNVVACLEVLRENSYLKLLQHRSQDNWRVSPWAVHSYYSIRHHMVVFPAGMFRSPFFHMDFPSAVNFGAIGVFMAHELLHTFYDYVQPGGCPTCNRSALQKSIDCLVEHYESYSFKVNGTFTLLENTADVGGLTVAYQAYKNWLKKHKEKDLPKIGLSHDQLFYLSFAHAMCGHQDPEKLQSSPNIDPHSPLPLRVCGPVSNSQDFAKHFHCSSGSPMNPVNKCHIW, from the exons acCTGTGACCAGGAGCTGAGAACAGGTGCAAAGAAAGAACGATGCCTTCAGGGGAAAAGCCTACTTCTGTGTACACTTATTGTCAGTACTCTCCTTGGCTTTACACTACTTATCACCTACATCGTGATGACTTGTGGTCTAG GATCCTGCGATGCCAAGCTGGGTCTTACACTGTTGACCAGACTCCTGAATTCTAGGAATGACACTGTAGACCCGTGTGAGGATTTCTACAAATACGCCTGTGGCAGCTGGGAAGGCAAACACTCAAGCCGAACCACAGAAGAATCACTAAATGTATTTGATGTGTTGTTGGAAGAAAACCAGTTGATCCTGAAGAGGCTCTTAG agagcCCACAGTTTGGCATAAAAGGTTCAGCTAAAGAGAAAGCAATCCAGTTCTATCGCTCCTGCATGGATACCCAACGGATAGAATCCCAAGGAAGTCAACCATTGAAGGACCTCCTAAATCAG gTTGGTGGATGGAATATCACAGATGTGGggaaagcaaaagattttaatGAAACTCTTCAGACTCTCATGGGCAGATACAGCACCTTTCCCTTTTTCAGAGTGCATGTGGGACCTAGTCCTTTTGACCTCAAGGCCAATGTTATTCAG ATTGACCATCCTGAGTTTGAGGTGCCACTTGAGAGtaaattcaaagagaaaaattatctTGAG GTTCTCCGTGTGTATCTCTCATATTTGAAGAAACTGGGGGGCCTACTTGGAGTACCACAGGATGGTTCCCCTGATTTATTTTCCCCTACCTTGTTCTTCATCTCTAAGCTCCAGCGAGTTGTCACCCCACTGcaagaaagaaagcagagggGGATGCTGTTCTTTCGCACTACCATTAGAGAGCTACAG GAAAAGGCTCCTGCTATTGACTGGCTGTCATGTCTCCAGGCTGTCTTCCATCCTATGCCAATGAACCTCTCTCAGCCAATTGTAGTGCATGACATGGACTATTTAAGAGGCATGTCACAGCTCATCGAAGAATGGCAAAAGGAAAG GGTCCTTCATATTTATATGATTGTTTGTCTGGTTGGGAATCTCTTCCCAGCCCTTGACAGTCGATTCCAAGATGCACGCGTGGAGCTATCTAAGATTCTTTATGGAAAAAAGGGATCTAGCATG ATCCCAGCTGAACGCTGGAGGAAGTGCTTGACTGATACCAGCTTTTTCTTTGAGCCAGTTCTAGGGCAGATGATTGTGAAACAAATTTTCCCTCAGCAGACCAAGAAACTT GCTGAGCAGATGTTCTCTGAGATCCAAGAAGCCCTCTATGGCCAACTGGATCAGTTGGAGTGGATGGATGAACAGACTCGCCAAGAAGCTAAAGTCTTG GTTTCCAAACTACAAGTGGAGATTGGCTATCCAGCTCACATACTCCAGACTGCCAAAGTGAACCTGGAATACCAGAAT TTGGAGATAAATGAAGACACTTTTTTCCTCAATGTGGTGGCTTGCTTGGAAGTACTGAGGGAAAATTCCTACTTGAAACTCCTTCAGCATCGCTCGCAGGATAA CTGGCGTGTGTCCCCCTGGGCAGTGCATTCATACTACTCAATAAGGCACCACATGGTGGTCTTCCCTGCTGGAATGTTCCGCAGTCCTTTTTTCCACATGGATTTTCCCAG TGCTGTGAACTTTGGAGCTATCGGGGTCTTCATGGCACATGAACTTCTTCACACATTCTATGATTATG tgcaGCCTGGGGGCTGTCCTACATGCAACAGGAGTGCACTACAGAAATCTATAGACTGCTTGGTTGAACACTATGAAAGCTATAGCTTTAAGGTCAATGGTACTTTCACACTGTTGGAGAATACAGCTGACGTTGGAGGGCTCACCGTTGCTTACCAG GCCTATAAGAATTGGCTGAAAAAGCACAAAGAGAAGGATTTACCTAAGATTGGACTTTCACACGACCAGCTTTTCTACCTCAGTTTTGCTCAT GCAATGTGTGGACACCAGGATCCTGAGAAACTGCAGTCTTCCCCGAACATAGATCCGCACAGTCCCTTGCCACTTCGTGTCTGTGGGCCTGTCAGCAATAGCCAGGACTTTGCCAAGCACTTCCACTGTTCCAGTGGATCCCCAATGAACCCAGTCAACAAGTGCCACATCTGGTAA